Below is a window of Saccharomonospora viridis DSM 43017 DNA.
GCCACGTCATCCGGGGGCTGGGCGCTCGGGTGGGGTACTACGCGCAGGAACACGAGACGTTGGACGACGGCCGCACGGTGCTGGAGAACCTGACCGACGCCGCGCCCCAGCTCACCCCCGGTGAGGCAAGGCTGGTCCTCGGCTCGTTCCTGTTCTCCGGCGACGACGTGGACAAACCGGCGCGGGTCCTCAGCGGTGGGGAGAAGACCCGGCTGGCGTTGGCGACGCTGGTGTGTTCGGACGCCAACGTGCTGTTGCTCGACGAGCCGACCAACAACCTCGATCCGGCCTCCCGCACCGAGATCCTGCACGCCATCGACACCTATCAAGGCGCGATCGTGTTGGTCACCCACGACGAGGGCGCGATCGACGCGCTCCGCCCGGACCGAGTCCTGCTCCTGCCGGACGGCGTCGAGGATCTGTGGAACGACGAGTACCGAGACCTGGTCTCGCTCGCCTGAACCGGGTGTCCGTGGCGGGTGAGGGGCTCGCCTCACCCGCCCGGCGCTCCGAACCGTGCGGACGTCGCCGTGGCCGTGGTGTCGCCGGTCGGCGCACGGGGACCACGACGACCCGGACGTCGCCGTCCGACTCAGACGTCGTAGTCGACGACCACCGACTCCGACACCGGAAGCGACTGGCACGTGAGCACGAAACCTTCGTCCACTTCGGATTCCTCCAGGGCGAAGTTGCGTCGCATGTGCACCTTCCCCTCGGTCACCTTGGCACGGCAGGTGCCGCAGACACCGCCTTTGCAGGCGAACGGCAGATCCGGTCGGGTGCGTTGTGCGGCGTCGAGCACCGGGACGTCCCTCGGCAACGCCACGGTCGTCGAACGGCCGTCCAGCACGATCGTCACGTCACTGGTGTCCCCGTCCACCGGCGCGTCCTCGTGCCGCACGGGGGTCGGGGGCACGTCGTCGACGAAGAACAGCTCCTGATGGATCCTCTCGGCCGGCACCCCGTCCTTGCGAAGCTGTTCTCGGACCGTGGTGACCATGTCGAACGGACCGCACAGCCACCAGTGATCCACCTGCGCGACGTCGCCCAGCACCGGTCGCAGCGCCGCCAACTTGTCCGCGTCCAACCTGCCGGTGAACAGGTCCGCCTCGCGCGGTTCCCGCGACAGCACATGCACCAGTTCCAGCCGATCCAGGTAGCGGTCCTTCAGATCGGCCAGTTCGTCGGCGAACATCACGGTGTCGGTGCGCCGATTGCCGTACAGCAGGGTGACCGTGGTGGCGGGATGACGCAGCACCGTGGCCGCGATCGACAGCATCGGCGTGATCCCGGAACCCGCTGCGATCAACACATGGTGCCCCGGGACATCCGGATCCGGGCTGAAGTTGCCCGTGGGTGTGCCCACCTCGATCGCGTCACCCGGCCGGACCTGCCGCACCAGCCAGGTGGAGAACAACCCGCCCGGCACCTCGCGGACACCGATGCGCGGCGATGCCCCCTCAGGTGCGCAGATCGAGTACGACCGTCGCTCGTCCCGGCCGTCGACCAGCCGCCGCACGGTCAACGACTGTCCTGCCCGGAAGGCGTACGCCGACGCCACATCGGCCGGGACGTCGAACGTGATGGCCACCGCGTCAGCACACAGCCTGGTGACGTCCGCGACGGTGAGGGTGTGGAACTCCCCGCGCAGCCGGGGCCTCGTGATCGCGGTCAACTCTAGATCTCCTTGACGTGTTCGAAGGGTTCCCGGCACGCGTGGCACCGACGTAGTGCCTTGCACGCGGTGGCGCTGAACCGCGACACCTCCTCGGTGTCCGTCGAACCGCATCGCGGACACCGCACGCGGGACGGGGGTGGGACCAACGTGAGCGGCACCGGGCCCGAACCGTGGCGCCGTGCCCGGCCGGGCGGGGCGATCCCGGCCTCGGCGAGTTTGCGACGCCCCTCTGCTGTGATCCAGTCACTGGACCACGCGGGGCGCAGCACCGTGCGCACCTCGACCCGGGGGTACCCGGCCCGCTGGAGGGCGTGGACGAGATCGTCGCGCATGGTGTCGAGCGCGGGACATCCGGTGTAGGTGGGGGTGATCGACACGATGATCGTGCCGTCCTCCTCCCACACCTCACGCAGCACACCCAGATCGGCCAACGTGAGCATCGGCAGTTCCGGGTCGGCCACCGTCTCCGCCACCCGGCGGGCGGTCTGTACGGCGGTCACCATGTCGCGTCCGGATGGGCTCGGGCGACACTCTGCAACTCGGCCAGCAGGTAGCCCAGGGCCTCGGTGTGCACGCCGTGTCGGCCGCTTCGACCGGACACCCCGGCTCGGGCCGGGGTGTCGGGGACCCGGAGCGTGGCCGCCGAGCACACCCGCGCCAGGACGTCGTCGAACTCCGCGCGCACCTCGGCGGGGTCGACACCGATTCCGGCCTCGGCCACCCGCCGTTCGACCTCGTGCGCGGTGAACAGTTCCTCGACGTACGGCCAGACGCTCTCCAGCCCGGCCTGCATCCGCTCGTGGGAGAACTCCGTGCCGTCACCGAGACGCACCGCCCATTGGGCGGCGTGGTCACGGTGGTAGGTGAGCTCCTTGACCCCCTTGTCCGCGACGGCGCCGAGCACCGGGTCACGCGAGTCGCGCAACCGCTGGAACAGCGCGAGCCGCCAGGTGGCAAACACCAGCAACACGGCGATCAGCTGGCCGAAGTCACCGCGGGGCAGTTCGGCCAGCCGCACGTTGCGGAACCCGTGCTCGGGACGGAAGAACGCGAGCTCGTCCTCCCCCCGACCGGTGCCGTCGGCCTTGCCCGCCCGGGTGAGCAGCAGCCGGGCCTGACCGAGCAGGTCCAGCGCGATGTTGGCCAGCGCGACCTCCTCCTCCAACTCGGGGGCGTTCGTGCACCACTGCTGCAACCGGTGCGAGAAGATCAACGCGTCGTCACCGAGCATGAGGCAGTACGCTGCCAGGTCCTCACCGTCCACTCCGGAAGGCACAGAGGTGTCCACTCCGGACAATGGATCGACGAACCCGGTTCCGAAGGCCCACCGGGAGTCGTCGTTTCCCACGCTGTCCGCCAGTGCCTGGTAGGCGTTGTCGAAAGCCACGGCGCACCCCCTCACATGTGTGGGACGTCGTCGGGGATGTCGTAGAACGTC
It encodes the following:
- the paaE gene encoding 1,2-phenylacetyl-CoA epoxidase subunit PaaE, producing MTAITRPRLRGEFHTLTVADVTRLCADAVAITFDVPADVASAYAFRAGQSLTVRRLVDGRDERRSYSICAPEGASPRIGVREVPGGLFSTWLVRQVRPGDAIEVGTPTGNFSPDPDVPGHHVLIAAGSGITPMLSIAATVLRHPATTVTLLYGNRRTDTVMFADELADLKDRYLDRLELVHVLSREPREADLFTGRLDADKLAALRPVLGDVAQVDHWWLCGPFDMVTTVREQLRKDGVPAERIHQELFFVDDVPPTPVRHEDAPVDGDTSDVTIVLDGRSTTVALPRDVPVLDAAQRTRPDLPFACKGGVCGTCRAKVTEGKVHMRRNFALEESEVDEGFVLTCQSLPVSESVVVDYDV
- the paaD gene encoding 1,2-phenylacetyl-CoA epoxidase subunit PaaD; translated protein: MVTAVQTARRVAETVADPELPMLTLADLGVLREVWEEDGTIIVSITPTYTGCPALDTMRDDLVHALQRAGYPRVEVRTVLRPAWSSDWITAEGRRKLAEAGIAPPGRARRHGSGPVPLTLVPPPSRVRCPRCGSTDTEEVSRFSATACKALRRCHACREPFEHVKEI
- the paaC gene encoding 1,2-phenylacetyl-CoA epoxidase subunit PaaC; amino-acid sequence: MAFDNAYQALADSVGNDDSRWAFGTGFVDPLSGVDTSVPSGVDGEDLAAYCLMLGDDALIFSHRLQQWCTNAPELEEEVALANIALDLLGQARLLLTRAGKADGTGRGEDELAFFRPEHGFRNVRLAELPRGDFGQLIAVLLVFATWRLALFQRLRDSRDPVLGAVADKGVKELTYHRDHAAQWAVRLGDGTEFSHERMQAGLESVWPYVEELFTAHEVERRVAEAGIGVDPAEVRAEFDDVLARVCSAATLRVPDTPARAGVSGRSGRHGVHTEALGYLLAELQSVARAHPDATW